The nucleotide sequence TGTCCCCGTTGTCCAACCAGCCATCCTGCAACTTCTTGTAAGCTTCATTGATCTTCCCTTGCTTCTCGCACAGTACGTGCCTAGCTGAAAAACCAGTAACAACACAGCAGTCaagtacccaaaaaaaaaaaaacaacatgaaATTTACCACGAACAGAATAATCCTAACCAAAAGAGCTTTAAAGCTAACAATAAATCAGCACCGAAAACAAGGTAGGTTCAGGCCCACATCTATTTCAGTACCAAAGACTAAATCCATCCACTTACGATTAGGGACACCCGGTCCCCCCTCCCGCGCACCAAGATCCCAATCCAATATCGCGCCAATCCAAACCGATCTTACCAATCACGATCGAGTCCGAGAACAAATTGCTCGTAATCCGACCGAGAGAACTGGAGATACCTTTGACGTAGGTGCAGGTGCCGAGGCCGTCGGCGGACTTGCCGCCCTTGCCCTTGcctcccttgccgccgccgccggcgtcatcgCCGCCGGACGAGCCGGCAGCCTGCTTGCCCTTCCCCTTGTCCTTCGGCTTGGAGTCCTTCCCCATCTGCTCTCCGCTCGAGCAGCAAAAACCCTAGTCTACTGCTCGGATAGAATCGACGAGATCGAGATGAGGCgacgaggcgatgacgacgagacgaccaagattttttttttttttttgagatgcccagttttctttttcttttagaaGAAGGCCTTGTGTTTGTGGGCCTGGCATAATGGGCCAGATTTTCATGATAAGTGCAACTTGGGCCGAATTTTGGGAGGAACTGAATTTTCACAAGTTCAAAATTTAAGGTACTCCTATGTTTTGATGCTATTGAGACTTTGGAAGGAGCATTTAGAAATAGAATAGAGCAAAATCATCTACAAAACTGAATAAAATTATCACTTTGATATTAATTGCATTTTAAAAGTAAATGCATGAAATAACTGCAAAATTTATAACAAATTTTGAAATGCAATCCAACTCAGCGTAGATTGCAAGGAATATTAAATTAGGCTCGCATTGAACTATTGCCCAGTCCAAGTTCAAGGAAAAACTTCTGTGGAGGGTCAAATTCTATCATGACAAGCAAACGAACTCTGATTCATTCAAAACTAACTATCTTTTCTTCAAGTCTAagaagtgtgaaaaaaaaagtcttaaTCTAAAACTCATCCAATGTAGCTAAGAATAATCTTTACTTCAAACCTCTCCCCCTTTTATTTGCAAGGTACCTTCCTCCGTTCATAAATATAAGCACCTATAGATTCTTTAGCAGAGATTAAGATCAATGAGAAAAAACTTTGACGCCTCTTATTTAAAAGGGGTGTTTTGAGTGAGTTATGATTGGTATGATAAATAGTACTCCTCAAATGCTTATATCTATAGATAAATTTCAAATCCTTCGAATGTTTATAATTGTGGATAGAGGAAGTAGTGGAATACCTTGAAACCTCTCCCTTGAATCCTTCATTTGGTggaaagaaacagttggaaactaGGACTCCGATCCTATCGTTTGTCTTTCAGCTTGCAAGTCCCAGctaaaatttaagttttaaacttaatttttgaGCTGATATTTAGATTTGTTTTCATCGATCGTTGTTTATTTCCTATCTTTGACATGCCGGCACGATGCCTTGTGTGCTTCATCAGCAGATCAGCCTGCATGAGAGAATTCCTATATTAATAGCAGACCTGTCTACGTCTGAAGAATGCCGGCTCGGACTCTAAATAATCAGCCAGATAATGAGAGAATTCTATTAATTCTTCTCTCTCCATTCAAGTGCTGTGTGAGAGAAGCTAGAAGAATGTATACTACAATATCTGTGATGAGACTGTGACTGACGCAAGCCGCGATCTAGAAGGAGATCACGCTCCCGTCTGTAATTAATCTGAAGTTCTTCAGAAACGGGAGGGACACTGAACCTGGCCTGCAGTTTAATTTCTTCAGTTTGATTCAGAGCTTGTGAGCTTCGAGAAAGCCTGCAGCCGTTTAACTACTGTTGCGGCGGTCAGGTGATCGCCGCCCTGGCCCAGTCGcgagccgccaccgcgccattAAGGCTTTGACTCAGATCTTAACTGGGAGATTATATTAGCCCCCATCATTAGGCTCGATCAGTTACGCTCTTGGCCATCGCTGGCAGAGttatttagtagtttggaatAATGACATATAAATGCATATGAGTATATGAACATATACCGTGGTTGCAGAAGCAAGATGCCAAGATATCATGGTAGGTAAACAGTGTGTTAGGTCATATGAGCGTAATTGCTGTTTCGTGCAAGCCAACTTCAGGTTAAGGGTCAGTCTTTGAATGAAAGGATTTATGTAGTAATTTCCTAAGATTCAAATCAAAtcctatatatgaaaaaatgtTCTATTTGCccctttgataaaaaaaaatagagttttaCAAATTCTATGAAACATTCTGTTTCATCACATGTACGTAGATTTTAAGAAAACTTAGCAAAAACTCCTCTCTCTTGAAAAATTTCATTTGATTCTATATCTTTTATTtgattcttgtgtttttctGCAAACCAATTAACCAGttatttttgtgattttcaATCCCTTgttttacatttatatttcaAAATCCTATGTATTTTatattacttctttttttttcaattcctACAATTAAAAGAGACCCTTAAACTGCATGCAACTGAGAACTGGAGATTTTGTCCAGATATCTTTATCGGAAAATGGGAGGAAGAACAAAAAACAATTatgaaagtttattttttcCTACACTTTGATCAGATTTTGTAGGGAATGAAAACCGTACGTTGAACCTCGGTTTTTGGCTCAAGAACAGTTTGGTGAACCTTATGCACTGATCAGTTTGGTGAACACCTCTTGCCACCATTGTTGTGATGTACtgcatccgtttcaggttataagactttatagcattgcctacattcatatagatgttatatTAATGAATCTTGACACACATTTATAtgtttaaattcattaacatatatataaatgtgggcaatgctagaaaatcttatgacctgaaacggagaaagtacttGATAGTGCAGTGGCAAGAGGTGTGTGATTTCAACGTCGAGGTCCCGTGTTCAATCCTAACAAGTTTATAATTTcttctttaaaaatatttgtagGGACGACGTCTCTCTctttaaatctcgtgtctttttTTCCATGGCAATTTTTGGAGTGAAATGCTAAACACTTTGGAGCATATACCTTGAGATGGccaatccatatatatatatatagagagagagagagtaaagtagttaatgttaatacctaagtaattgaaaaagtttcatactcatttgaattaggtatatactcaatttcaacaatggtgcccgggcaccatggagcaccaaacaaaaatatatatatatatatatatatatatatatatatatatatatatatatatatatatatatatatatatatatagagagagagagagagggggggatatTGATAATCCAATTTTCTAATATTAATTTGACTTGGtccaaaaaatatatgatgtcaTGCAAAATCTAATctcacatttattttttttcctcgggGGAGGGAATGTGTGTTAGAGTGTGTGATGCAAGTTGACCTACAAATCCCTCTGTCCTGATCCTGCAGTGATGCAAGCAGACTAGCAGGGCTCAAAACAAGGTGAACACACACACGGAAGCAACTAATTAACCTGAAACGAGTTAAGTTAATTCatacaaaacattgacatcgaAGGACAATACTAATAAGGCCTAACTCACTTCAAGAAAAAGACAGCTGAGCCATCAGAACCCAAGAAAGTCACACCAACATCGATCCCTGGATACttatgtacgtacgtatgtatatacagACGTACAAAAATGTCGTACATATACATAATCCTAGATACGCGCTGCGCGCTGGTGACTTACACTTCAGAGAGTCCACCCTCAACATGTATAAAAATTCACACCTATACATTCTTCACAACAACAATaatctatttatatatgtaGCACAGCCGCATGTCCTTACCGGAATATCACTATTACAATATCGATTTTTCTGGACAAAACACTCTTTAGGTTGTAggcaaactataactgattccGTCTAAAAAATTGATCTCCCCTGCACAGATTCTTAACAGGCCCGCAtacgaaaaaaaaacattatt is from Oryza sativa Japonica Group chromosome 9, ASM3414082v1 and encodes:
- the LOC4347035 gene encoding uncharacterized protein, which gives rise to MGKDSKPKDKGKGKQAAGSSGGDDAGGGGKGGKGKGGKSADGLGTCTYVKARHVLCEKQGKINEAYKKLQDGWLDNGDKVPPAEFAKIAQEYSECPSGKKGGDLGWFPRGKMAGPFQDVAFSTPVGATSAPFKSTHGYHFILCEGRKN